The Streptomyces sp. NBC_00440 genome contains a region encoding:
- a CDS encoding DUF397 domain-containing protein has translation MSVTNEPRWYKSSYSSNGGNCVEVAPNLAALRGIVPVRDSKNPGGPVLSIPASAFAAFVAGVKGGELGGV, from the coding sequence ATGTCCGTGACTAACGAGCCCCGCTGGTACAAGTCGTCCTACAGCTCGAACGGCGGTAACTGCGTCGAGGTCGCCCCTAACCTCGCCGCCCTGCGCGGCATCGTCCCCGTCCGCGACTCCAAGAACCCGGGCGGCCCGGTCCTGTCCATTCCCGCCAGCGCGTTCGCCGCCTTCGTGGCAGGCGTCAAGGGCGGAGAGCTCGGCGGCGTCTGA
- a CDS encoding helix-turn-helix domain-containing protein, whose translation MVNRKELNPESSPAAAYGARMRRLREKRGWSQEDLAGSLECSSQHVSAVETCRKPPTLPFSRKVDLALGLTGSTDSFEREWREMRRGSLLEGFPEYVGYEGRAVEIRLFEVGLIPGLLQTSEYARTLANGDVQRGAITPQQADERVSLLAERQAALVRPTPPMVLVVMDESCIRQAIGGPEVMKAQLQRLVEVAALPNWVLQVSPFAVGARRSFNLPVNLLTLADRSIIAYAESQAQGHMERETTAVVPMLTAYHQLQAEVLSQAASVAMIQQE comes from the coding sequence ATGGTCAATCGCAAGGAGTTAAACCCCGAGAGCAGCCCCGCTGCGGCCTACGGAGCCCGTATGCGCAGGTTGCGGGAGAAGCGTGGCTGGAGCCAGGAAGACCTGGCGGGGAGCCTGGAGTGTTCGAGCCAGCATGTTTCGGCTGTGGAAACTTGTCGTAAGCCGCCGACCCTTCCCTTCTCGCGCAAGGTCGACCTTGCCCTCGGTCTTACCGGATCGACCGACTCGTTCGAGCGCGAGTGGCGCGAGATGCGACGTGGCTCCCTGTTGGAAGGGTTTCCGGAGTACGTCGGCTACGAGGGTCGCGCAGTGGAGATCCGGCTGTTCGAGGTCGGGCTCATCCCTGGCCTGCTCCAGACATCGGAATACGCAAGGACACTGGCGAACGGTGACGTACAACGCGGGGCCATCACGCCCCAACAAGCTGATGAGCGAGTGTCGCTCCTCGCGGAGAGGCAAGCGGCGCTGGTGAGGCCGACGCCACCCATGGTGCTTGTGGTGATGGACGAGAGCTGCATCCGTCAGGCCATCGGTGGCCCCGAGGTCATGAAGGCTCAGCTTCAGCGTCTGGTCGAGGTCGCTGCTCTGCCCAACTGGGTGTTACAGGTTTCGCCCTTTGCCGTAGGCGCGCGGCGCTCGTTCAATCTGCCGGTCAATCTGCTCACCCTGGCCGACCGATCGATCATCGCGTATGCGGAATCGCAGGCTCAGGGGCATATGGAGCGAGAAACCACTGCGGTGGTACCCATGTTGACGGCTTACCATCAGCTACAGGCCGAAGTGCTGTCCCAAGCTGCTTCTGTGGCCATGATTCAGCAGGAATGA